In Chitinophaga oryzae, the sequence TGGCCGTTGTTTTACAGGAGGCACGGCGTATAGGCTTTCCGGTGATGCTGAAGGCAGCCGCCGGCGGTGGCGGCCGCGGGATGCGTATGGTGACGGAAGAACCGGCGCTGGAAAGAGCTTTCCTGGAAGCGCGCAGCGAAGCCGCCAAAGCTTTCGGCGACGACACCATCTTCATCGAGAAATTCATCGAAGATCCCAAACATATTGAAGTACAGCTGATGGGTGACCAGCACGGCAATATTATACACCTCTACGAAAGGGACTGCTCCGTGCAGCGGCGGTTCCAGAAAGTGGTGGAGATAGCGCCCTCGCCCAATCTGCCGCAACATACGCGCGACAAACTGTATGAGTACGCCTTACGCCTCGCCCATAAGGTTGGGTTTAACAATGTCGGTACCGTAGAGTTCCTGGTAGATAAAGCGCACCGTATTTATTTTATAGAAGTCAACCCACGCATCCAGGTAGAGCATACCGTTACCGAAGAGGTAACCGGTATCGACATCGTGCGTTCACAGATATTGATAGCGCAGGGACACCGGCTGTCCGACCCGGAGATATTCCTCAAAGGGCAGAACGATGTAAGGCTCAATGGCTTCGCTATCCAGTGCCGTATTACCACAGAAGATCCGGAGAACAATTTCAAGCCTGATTACGGAACGGTGATCGCCTACCGCAATGCCGGTGGTTTCGGCATACGGCTGGATGAAGGCAGCACTTATTCCGGGGTAAAGATTTCTCCGTTCTTTGACTCCATGCTGGTAAAGGTGACAGCCTGGGGCCGCACGCTGTCAGGCGCCTCCAGCCGATTGCACCGTACGCTGCGGGAGTTTCGCATCAGAGGGGTGAAGACCAATATCCGTTTCCTGGAGAATGTGATCACCAATGATGTGTTCAGGAGGGGGAATTGTACCGTCGGTTTTATTGACCATCATCCGGAGCTGTTTAAACTGTCGCAGATACGGGACCGCGGCACCAAGACGCTCATGTACCTGGCGGATGTAACGGTGAACGGTCACCCTGATATAAAAGACAAAGCGGAGAACAAGGTGTTCCGTACGCCGGTGGTCCCGGTCAGCGAACCGCTGCAGCCGTATCCTGCCGGTATGAAAGACCGGCTGCAGCAAATGGGAAGGGAACAGTTTGTGCAGTGGTTGCGCGATGAGAAGCCCGTCTATTTTACAGATACTACTTTCCGGGATGCACATCAGAGCCTGCTGGCCACCCGGGTCCGTACGAAGGACCTGCTGGCCGTAGCCGAAGCGTACGCCAAAACCAACCCGGAGATATTTTCCATGGAGGTATGGGGCGGGGCTACCTTTGACGTGGCCATGCGCTTTTTGCATGAATGCCCGTGGCGGCGGCTGCAGTTGCTGCGCAAAGCCATGCCTAACATGCTGCTGCAGATGCTTTTCCGCGGGTCTAACGCGGTCGGCTACTCGGCCTATCCCGAAAACCTGATAGCCATCTTTATAGAAAAGGCTGCTGAGAACGGCATCGATGTGTTCCGCATTTTTGATTCGCTCAACTGGGTGGAGGCTATGGCGCCGAGTATCCGTTTCGTACGGGAACGTACCAACGCTATTGCCCAGGCGGCCATCAGCTATACCGGCGATGTACTGCGGCCGGGCAATAATAAATATACGCTGCAATATTATACGGACCTGGCCCGTCGCCTTGAAGATGCCGGCGCCCATATGCTGGCCGTGAAGGATATGGCGGGGCTGCTGAAGCCGGAAGCCGCGGCGGTATTGATCGGGGCGCTCCGGGAAGCGGTGCGGCTGCCGGTGGTGTTGCATACGCACGATACGGCAGGGGTGCAGTCGGCCACCTACCTCAAAGCCATCGAGGCCGGGGTGAACGTGGTGGACACGGCCATCGCCTCGCTGAGCGGACTTACGTCGCAGCCCAACCTTAACTCGCTGATTGCCATTATGGACGGGCACCCGCGTGGCCAGCAGATGAACCTCGCGTCGCTGAACCAGCACAGCAACTATTGGGAGGATGTTCGGGAATATTATTATCCTTTTGAGTCGGATATGAAGGCGGGCACCGCACAGATCTATGAGAACGAGATTCCCGGCGGACAGTATTCCAACCTGCGGCAGCAGGCAGAATCGCTGGGGCTGGGAGATAAGCTGGAGCAGATCAAACGGAACTATGCCGTGGTCAACCAGCTCTTCGGCGATATTGTGAAGGTGACGCCAAGCTCCAAGGTGGTGGGCGACATGGCATTGTTCATGACCAGCAACCAGCTGACTGCGGAAGATGTGCTGGACGGGTCGCGCAACCTGGCGTTCCCCGCTTCGGTGAAAGGTTTTTTCCGGGGAGAGCTGGGAGTGCCTTACGGCGGCTTTCCTGCTGAGCTGCAACGGATTGTGCTGAAAGGAGACAAGCAGATAGAAGGGAGTCCCAACGCACAACTGCCGCCGGTGGATTTTGAGGCGGACTTTGCGGCGTTCCGGCAGAAGTACCCTCATGCGGAGTTCCTCGACTACCTGAGCTTCCAGATGTTCCCGAAGGTGTTTGACGAGTACTATCAGCATGCCATGGTGTTTGGCAACGTAGAGGCTATTCCGACGCCGGCCTTTTTCTATGGGTTGAAGCAGGGAGAAGAGATACTGATCACCCTGAGCAAGGGGAAGACCATCATTGTGAAGCTGTTGTATGTATTACCGCCTGATGAGCACGGGATGCGGACGGTGGTGTTTGAACTGAACGGGTATGCACGGCGGGTGCAGGTGCGGGACTATGCGGTGAAGAGTGTGGCGGTGGTGAACCGGAAGGTGGTGGACCCGGCGGTGGAGATCGGGGCGCCTTTGCCTGGTCGTTTGTCCCGGGTGTTGGTGAGCGCAGGGATGACGGTAACGCCGAACATGCCGTTGTTTATTATCGAGGCAATGAAGATGGAGACCACGGTAACGGCTACCCGAAACGGAAAGGTAAAGGCGGTATTGTTAGGGGAGGGAAATATGGTCCAGCAGGATGATGTGGTGGTAGAAATGGAAAAATAGGCTTCTGTTTACTGACTTGGTTTAAGTTAGTTTGTACAAATATTTTAAAATCAATTAATTGTAATTTGTGTTTTTTCGAATCAAAGTATACTTTCCGTGCCTGGTATACGGCATTTCGGGGCTTGAAAATCAAGCTGTTTTTCCGTTTTGTCGTGTAGGTGGCGTCAAAAGTCCGATTATCTAAATATAGGATTTAAGTGAAATGATTTAATTTAATGAATATCAATAAATTGTATTTAAAAAATATCGAATTTCCGGGACAAAAAAATAGCCTGGCATTTGCCAGGCTATTTTCTGCTTTCCGATGAACGGAGACTAGAATTTTTCGAGGCCGCTGAAGAAGAAGTCGCCTTCGATAACAGCATTCTCATCAGAGTCGGAACCGTGAACGGCGTTACGGCCGATAGACTCTGCGTATTTTTTCCGGATGGTACCTTCTTCTGCGTTGGCAGGGTTGGTAGCACCGATCAGTTTACGGAAATCTTCCACTGCATTCTCTTTTTCCAGGATAGCTGCTACAATGTGGCCGCTGCTCATGAATTCTACCAGTTCGCCGTAGAAAGGCCTTTCTTTATGCACCGCATAAAATTCGCCTGCTTTGGCTGCAGACAGCTGCGTCATTTTCATGGCTACGATGCGGAAACCTGCGGCATTGATCATGTTCAGGATGCCTCCAATATGCCCGTTTGCTACCGCATCAGGCTTGATCATTGTAAATGTTCTGTTGCTCATATTTGTTTTATTCCGAATTACAGATTAGGCCGCAAAAATAATTACATTTTCTTTAGTGGTAAAAAATTTTGAAATTCTGGCTCAAATAAAGATCTTCGCACTTCATTTTCTGCCGCAATTTATTGGTTGCGACCAGAATGCTAGTTTTAACATTACAGTTTTTGAATGAAGCCGATCGAGGAAATTAAACCTTTACTGGACACGCCTAAGAGAGCAGTCATTACGATGCATCAGAAACCCGATGCAGATGCGATGGGATCCTCACTGGCATTATATCACTATCTGATTCAGAAAGGTCATCTGGTGACGGTCATTTCTCCTACTAATTTCCCGGACTTTTTAAAGTGGATGCCAGGAGCGGAGGGCGTGATTGATTTTGAATCTTCTACAGACAAAGCGCTGGAAGCGCTGAAAGGTATCGAACTGCTTTTCTGCCTCGATTTCAACGCATTATACCGCACCAAGAACATGGCGCCGTATCTGGAAGCCCTCGATTGCACTAAAATATTGATTGATCACCACCTGGAGCCACAACCCAGTTTCGATTACGGGGTGAGTGATACATCTGCCAGCTCTACAGCGCAACTGGTGTATGAAACCATCTATAAGCTGGGCGACGAGCAACTCATTAACCTGGACATTGCCCAGTGTATATATGCCGGTACGGTAACCGATACCGGTTCATTCCGTTTCGCGTCTACTACCGCCCGGGTACACCGGATGGTGGCCGACCTGATGGACAGGGGACTGCGCCATGAGATCATCCACCAGGAGATCTATGACAATTTCCTCGAAAACCGCCTCCGCTTCCTCGGGCATAGCCTGCTGAACCGGATGGAAGTATTCTATGAATATAATACGGCCATGCTTGCCATTCCATACTCCGATCTGAAGCGCTTCGACCTGCAGACCGGCGACACGGAAGGGCTGGTCAATTTCCTGTTGTCTATCCAGGGGATCAAGATGGCCGCACTGATCATAGACCGGAACTCCGAGGTGAAACTGTCGTTCCGCTCCAAAGGCAACTTCGACGTTAACACCTTCGCCCGCAGGTATTTCGAGGGAGGAGGACACTTCAACGCATCCGGCGGCAGAAGCACAGACTCCCTGGAGAAAACCGTGAACCGGTTCATCAAAGCCATGGAAGAAAACGAGACACTTTTACAATAGGACAACTGTTACCAAGAAGTATATCAACTACTAATACAATCAAATGAAAAGAAACAATCAGTTATTAGTTGCAGCGTTCGGCTTATTGATAGCCAGCTGCGGAACGGGTGGCGTTAAAAAGACACCAGGCGGTATTGAATATATCGTTCACAAATCCGGCAGCGGAGCACAACTGAAGCTGGGAGATACTGCCCTGATGAATGTGACGCAGCGTATCAATGATTCCATTCTGGGTGAATCCCGCAAAATCGTTGGTGCTGCTCTCCCTGTTCTGATTTCCAAACCACAGAATAAGTTCGACCTGATGGAAGGGCTTGCGCTGCTGCACGAAGGTGACAGTGCTACTTTCGTAATTCCCTGGGATTCATTACCTGCTAACGAACGTCCTCCTTTCGGTAAAAAAGGCGATAAGCTGAAAATCACCTTCGCAGTAGAAAACAAATTCTCAACTTCTTCCCAGAAAGAAAAAGATGAGAAAGCTATCAAGGAATACATGGACAAAAACAAAATCAAGGCTACCAAAAATGCTGACGGTGTTTACATCGCCATCCAGCAGGAAGGTACCGGTCCGACTCCTAACGCCGGCGATACTGTAGTGGTTCACTACACCGGTAAACTGACTTCCGGTAAAGTATTTGATTCCAGCCAGGATTCCACCCTGCGTCCGGGTATGCCTTTAGATCCTATCAAATTCCCGATCGGTATGGGCTTCGTCATTAAAGGATGGGATTCCGGTCTGAAAGACCTGAAAAAAGGCACCAAAGCTACACTGCTGATTCCGTCCACACTTGCTTACGGTTTACAGGGCAGCCCTCCGGCAATTCCTGGTAACTCTATCCTGGTTTTTGATGTACAGTTGGTAGACATTAAATCCGGTGTTCCGGCTCCTGCAGCTCCTGCAACCCCGGCTCCTGCTAAATAATCATCCTGCCCCGGCAGTAAATTATAAAGCCTCCCGTTTCGGGAGGCTTTTTTTATGGCAATGGTTGCCTGTAATATATTATTCAAGAAACCTGCTCCGGATGTCCGGTGTGGGAATCATACAACTGTCTTTTCTGCCGAACCAGCGGTAACGGTTACGCGCAATGATGTCATAAACGCCGTCCCGGATAAAACGGGGAAGAATGATGCCGGCATACAGCAGTCTCCAGGGAAAGGGCAGCTGCCGGGCCACCTTCAGCGCGGCGGTACTTTTCGTATACGCTTTTCCGTGCTGTACCAGGATAAAGGATGAAAGCCGGCTGGTATCTATCTGATGCGCCGCCCCCAGGGAGGCGGCAGTGGCCGACTGCAGCGGGGCAAAGCGGAAATGGCCCTGCCGGTCATGCCGTATCACAAAGTTGATGCTGGCATTGCAGAAGTTACAGACCCCATCAAATAGTATAATATCCATCAGTCAAATCGTTGTGCCGTTTACGTTAACTGCCTCACGCATAACCATCGATCAGCACCTCATACATTTTAACTTTAAGGTCTTCCAGCGACACGTCGGTCACCAGGTTGCCGTCCTGTGCATAGGAAATGGTGCCCCTTTCCTCCGAAACAATGATGGCAAGGTTGTCGCTATGCTCGGTGATGCCCACGGCTGAACGGTGCCGCAGTCCCACCCGGGTGGGCAGGTTGGGGTTCTCGGAAACCGGCAGGATCACTTTGGCCGCCAGTATCTTATTTCCCACAATGATCAGCGCACCATCGTGCAGCGGGCTGTGTTTGTCGAAAATACTCTCAATCAGTTTGGCGCTCACGTTCCCGTCGATGGTGATGCTGGAAGCGGTATCGAACTTCAGGCGGTAGGTGGTGGCAATCACAATCAGTGCACCGGTAAAGGTGGCCTGCATGTGACTCACTGCCACAATCACTTCATTGATAATGTTTTCTTCGTCCTTATAGCTTTTGAATTTATCGGGCAGGAACAGCTTGGAAAGAAAGCTGTCTTTGCTTAGCGGTGTTTTTTTCCCCAGCACCAGCAGGAACTTTCTTATCTCCGGCTGGAAGATAATAATGATAGCGATGATGCCGACATTGATAAAGTTTTGCAGGATACTGGTAAGGATGGGCATTTGCAGGGCGCGTACCAGGAAGTAGGCAGCATATACCATCAGCAGGCCCACGAAAATATTGAAGGCCAGGCTGCCCTTCAGCAACCGGTATAGCTGTATAATCAGAAAAACGACGATCAGCAGATCCAAAACATTCAGCCAGCGAAACTCATATCCATAAAATTGTATTACTTCCTTCATAGTTGTAAAAATACTAAGATTTAATTGCCTTTCATTTTCTCTGTGATCCTGACTGCTTCCACGGCTGCTTTTACATCATGTACCCGCAGGATGTGGGTGCCATGCAGCAGCGCTATGGTATTGAGGACGGTGGTGCCATTCAGCGCCTCCGCCGGGGTGATGTCCAATAGTTTATAAATCATGCTCTTGCGGGAGATGCCTGTCAGCAACGGAGCCCCCAGTATGTCGCGGAAAAGCGACAGGTCTTTCATCAGCGCATAGTTATGTTCCAGCGTTTTTCCGAAACCGAATCCGGGATCTGCAATGAAATCACGGATACCGGCGGCGCGGCAGGCGGCCAGTTTAGCTACCATATAATCAAGGACTTCCCGCACCACGTCTTCATACTGCGGTTTATGCTGCATGGTGGCCGGCTTCCCCTGCATATGCATGGCAATGTAGGGCACCTGCAGCCGCCCCGCTACGGGGATCATCTCCTGGTCGAGCTCCCCGGCACTGATATCATTAATAATGGCGGCGCCGGCGTGGACTGTTTTTTCCGCCACGGCGGCGTACCAGGTGTCAACCGAAATGATGGCTTCAGGATAGTGGTTCAGAATAGCATGGACCGCCGGCAGCAGCCGGTTCAGTTCTTCTTCCGGGCCCAGCATGGTAGCCCCCGGACGGCTGCTTTGCGCCCCCAGGTCCAGTATGGCGGCGCCTTCCTGCAGGTGCTGCCCGGCCTTCTCCACGACCTGGTGCAGCCCGTGCATCCGGCTGCCTTCATAGAAAGAATCATCCGTCACATTGATAATACCCATCACCACCGGTGTGGCCAGCGATAACAGCTGTCCCCGGCAATTGATGGATGGTCCCCCTGTGGTATCGATATGGTGTGATCTCATTTAATGGTTTTTATTCTTTATTTTGCCTCCTGAATCGCTCTTCACAAATTTAAGTAATGCAAAATAAAGGAATTACACATGTAAAGCAGCAAAATGGCTAAAGATCGCAGACTTTGATTTATACGTTTTGTTTACGATCTTTATCGGATTGCTCCTTCGGGTGTAATGAACTGTTACGTTATAGGACCATGAATACATTAGCACAATACGATGCCGCGCTGGCAGGCTGCAGAGACATTTTCATCAAAAAAACGAAAGATTACGGCACTTCCTGGAGGGTATTACGTCCCATTTCAGTGGTAGATCAGATCTTTATCAAAGCGCAGCGTATCCGCAACCTGCAGGAGATAGGCGTACAGAAAGTGGAAGACAATATAGAAGGGGAGTTCAAAGGGATCGTTAACTATGGCGTGATCGGGCTTATACAGATGGAACAGCACGGCAACCCCTATACGGATTTGCCGGTGGAAGAAGTGGAACGGCTTTATGAACATTACATCGGGCAGGTGAAATCTGTCATGGAGGCCAAAAACCACGATTATGGCGAAGCCTGGAGGGATATGAGCCAGGAGTCTTTTGTAGACCTCATCCTGACAAAATTGCTGCGTATCAAACAGATCCTCCGCAATCAGGGTAAAACCCTTATCTCGGAAGGGATCGATGCTAACTATACTGATATCATTAACTATGCACTGTTTGCGCTGATCAGGATCGGTGAAGGCAGCTCCGGGCCTTTGGACCGCGGGCCCGGCATCTGAATGGAGAATCCCGAATTCATTGCTTAACCATTAAACTATTTTATGAAAGTTGTCCTGAACCTATTGCGGATTATTGTTGGCGTACTGTTTATTTTTTCAGGCCTGATCAAAGCCAATGATCCACTGGGCCTTAGTTATAAGATGGAAGAGTTCTTTGAGGTGCTCCACCTCACTTTTCTGTCGCCATATTCCCTTGCCTTCTCGGTGATCATGAACGCTTTTGAGATCATTGCCGGCGTGGCCGTGCTGATCGGGTACCGGATGCGTATCTTCTCCGTACTGTTGCTGCTGCTGATCCTGTTCTTTACCTTCCTTACCGGTTACGCCCTTTTCAGTGGCACCATCCGGGAATGCGGCTGCTTCGGCGATTGCATCAAACTCACCGCGGAACAGACCTTCTGGAAAGATGTGGCCCTGCTGGTGATGATCCTCGTGATATATGTTTACCGTAACCGGGTACAGCCCCTGTTTAAAGGAGCGGGACTGGTACTGCTCGTTGCGGCCATCGCTTCGTTTGGCGTGCAATGGTATACGCTCCGCCATCTGCCGTTTATCGATTGCCTGCCTTACAAAGTGGGTAATAATATACCGGAGAAAATGAAGCTGCCTCCCGGCGCTACGCCGGACGTATACGAGATGATCTTCATCTATGAGAAAAACGGGGAGAAAAAAGAGTTCACCGCCGATAACTACCCCTGGTCAGACAGTACCTGGGTGTTTGTAGACCGCAAGGATAAACTGGTCAAAAAAGGAAATGCTGAACCGGCTATCAAAGACTTCATCCTTACAGATCTGGATGGGGTGAACCAAACGGAGGCGATCCTCAGTGAAACCAAACCAGTGTTCCTTTTCCTGGTACAGAACGTGGAGAAGGCCGGCGAGGGCTGGGACAACAAAATGAAAGCCCTGCAGCAGAAATGGAAGAACCAGGAAATATTAATATATGGTGTTTCTGCTTCCACTAAAGACCAGATCGCTGCATTCAAGCAGCAGCATGGACTGGAATTTCCTTTCGTGCAGATGGATGGCGTGGCGATTAAAACCGCCGGCAGAAGCAATCCATGCCTGATAGAACTGAAACAGGGTACCATCAAAGGTAAATGGCATTATAACGATATTCCGTAAGACACTATGTTGCGCTTTCTTTTCAGGAAAACAGGATATGGGTTGCTGGTACTGCTGGGCGTGGTAGTACTGGTGTTTTTCCTGTTCAACGTGCTGCCCGGCGATCCGGCCCGGCTGACGCTCGGCCAGCGGGCAGATGTGTCTTCCCTGGAAAACGTCCGTAAAGAACTGCACCTTGACCAGCCGGTAGGGGTGCAGTTCCTGCTTTATGTCAACGATCTCTCGCCTGTTGGCATACACCCGCTGTCTGAAGCGCGGGAGAACCTGCACTATGTGACCCTGGCCCCGCTGTCGGGAGAAAAAGTGCTGGTGCTTAAAACGCCCTATCTGCGCCGTTCCTACCAGGGCAAGAAGCCGGTATGGGAGATACTGACGGAAGCGCTGCCCGGTACCTTGCTGCTGGCGGTTGCCGCCATGCTCTTCGCTACCGTGGCCGGCATCGCGCTGGGCGTACTGTCTGCCGTGAAACAAAACACCTGGATGGATACCAGTGCGGTATTCGCCAGTGTGGTCGGTATTTCGGCGCCTTCCTTTTTTGCGGGTATCGTGCTGGCTTATTTACTGGGATTTGTATTCAGCAGTTACACAGGGCTGCACATGACCGGCAGCCTGTTTGACATAGACCCGTTCCGCGGAAGGGTGCTGAACCTGCGTAACCTGGTGCTGCCGGCACTGACGCTGGGCATACGGCCCCTGGCCATTATCGTGCAGCTTACCCGCAGCGCCATGCTGGATGTGCTGCACCAGGACTTTATCCGCACCGCCTATGCGAAAGGCCTGTCCCGCCGTGTAGTGATCTGGCGCCATGCGTTGCGGAATGCGCTTAACCCGGTGATCACCGCCATCACCGGCTGGTTCGCCGAACTGCTCGCCGGCGCTTTCTTTGTGGAATATATCTTCGGCTGGAAAGGCATCGGGAAGGTCACGGTAGATGCGCTGGACAAATTTGATTTCCCGGTAGTAATGGGCGCCATCCTGTTTACCGCGGGCATCTTTGTACTGGTCAACATCCTGGCCGATATGTTGTATGCGGTGGTAGACCCGCGAATAAAGCTGTAATCCGCTTAAAACCAGGTATCTGTAATAATATCTTCCCCCAGGGCCGTCGCCCTGGGAATTTTTTTTTAGAAATGTTGTAACATCGTCTTTAGTGAGTCGTCTTCTCATTATAAAAACGCAATATCCCGCATGTCATTGGACTTATTTCTCAACCAGGTCGTTCCCGTCAGGCAAAAGCTGTTCCGCTTTGCATACCGTCTGCTGGGCAACGAGGAAGACGCGCAGGATATTACGCAGGATGCCCTGATGAAAGTGTGGAGCCAGCAGGAGAAAATGCCGGAGCTGCAGAATATGGAGGCCTGGTGTATGCGGATCACCCGCAACCTGGCGCTGGACAAAATCAAGTCGCGGAAGTACCGCCTCGCCGATGAGCTGGACAGGGCAGGGGAAGTACCGGCGACGCAGCAGAACCCGCACGCCATGGCAGAGAAGAACGATGTAATGGTAAAAGTAAGGCGCATTATCAACGAACTGCCGGAGAAATACCGGACGATCATTCAGCTGAGAGACATGGACGGCTATTCCTACCAGGAAATTGCCGACATCCTCGAACTGGAGATGAACGATGTAAAAGTCAACCTGCACAGGGCACGTAAAGCAGTGCGGGAGAAACTTCAAAATATACAGGTATATGGATTATAATCACATCATCGCGTTACTGGACCGGTATTGGGAAGGGGAAACCACCCTGGAGGAAGAGGCGTTGTTACGCCGGTTTTTCAGCGAGTCCCATCCTGATATGCCGGAGCCCTTGCAGGAAGCAGCCCCTTTGTTTGGCTTCTTCCGGGAAGAAATGGAAAGAGAAGAGGCGCTGGGAGAAAAGCTGCCGGTACCGGCGGAAGCCGGTCCTGTTACCAAAGTAGTGC encodes:
- a CDS encoding BT_3928 family protein, encoding MKVVLNLLRIIVGVLFIFSGLIKANDPLGLSYKMEEFFEVLHLTFLSPYSLAFSVIMNAFEIIAGVAVLIGYRMRIFSVLLLLLILFFTFLTGYALFSGTIRECGCFGDCIKLTAEQTFWKDVALLVMILVIYVYRNRVQPLFKGAGLVLLVAAIASFGVQWYTLRHLPFIDCLPYKVGNNIPEKMKLPPGATPDVYEMIFIYEKNGEKKEFTADNYPWSDSTWVFVDRKDKLVKKGNAEPAIKDFILTDLDGVNQTEAILSETKPVFLFLVQNVEKAGEGWDNKMKALQQKWKNQEILIYGVSASTKDQIAAFKQQHGLEFPFVQMDGVAIKTAGRSNPCLIELKQGTIKGKWHYNDIP
- a CDS encoding pyruvate carboxylase, with the protein product MSAPAFRKINKLLVANRGEIAVRVLRAAAELRIRTIAVFTYEDRYSLHRYKADEAYQIGRDDEPLKPYLDIEAIINLAKTQQVDAIHPGYGFLSENVQFARRCREEGIIFVGPSPEIMAQLGDKVAAKVIAREAEVPLIADSQVPLTDVAVVLQEARRIGFPVMLKAAAGGGGRGMRMVTEEPALERAFLEARSEAAKAFGDDTIFIEKFIEDPKHIEVQLMGDQHGNIIHLYERDCSVQRRFQKVVEIAPSPNLPQHTRDKLYEYALRLAHKVGFNNVGTVEFLVDKAHRIYFIEVNPRIQVEHTVTEEVTGIDIVRSQILIAQGHRLSDPEIFLKGQNDVRLNGFAIQCRITTEDPENNFKPDYGTVIAYRNAGGFGIRLDEGSTYSGVKISPFFDSMLVKVTAWGRTLSGASSRLHRTLREFRIRGVKTNIRFLENVITNDVFRRGNCTVGFIDHHPELFKLSQIRDRGTKTLMYLADVTVNGHPDIKDKAENKVFRTPVVPVSEPLQPYPAGMKDRLQQMGREQFVQWLRDEKPVYFTDTTFRDAHQSLLATRVRTKDLLAVAEAYAKTNPEIFSMEVWGGATFDVAMRFLHECPWRRLQLLRKAMPNMLLQMLFRGSNAVGYSAYPENLIAIFIEKAAENGIDVFRIFDSLNWVEAMAPSIRFVRERTNAIAQAAISYTGDVLRPGNNKYTLQYYTDLARRLEDAGAHMLAVKDMAGLLKPEAAAVLIGALREAVRLPVVLHTHDTAGVQSATYLKAIEAGVNVVDTAIASLSGLTSQPNLNSLIAIMDGHPRGQQMNLASLNQHSNYWEDVREYYYPFESDMKAGTAQIYENEIPGGQYSNLRQQAESLGLGDKLEQIKRNYAVVNQLFGDIVKVTPSSKVVGDMALFMTSNQLTAEDVLDGSRNLAFPASVKGFFRGELGVPYGGFPAELQRIVLKGDKQIEGSPNAQLPPVDFEADFAAFRQKYPHAEFLDYLSFQMFPKVFDEYYQHAMVFGNVEAIPTPAFFYGLKQGEEILITLSKGKTIIVKLLYVLPPDEHGMRTVVFELNGYARRVQVRDYAVKSVAVVNRKVVDPAVEIGAPLPGRLSRVLVSAGMTVTPNMPLFIIEAMKMETTVTATRNGKVKAVLLGEGNMVQQDDVVVEMEK
- a CDS encoding ABC transporter permease, translated to MLRFLFRKTGYGLLVLLGVVVLVFFLFNVLPGDPARLTLGQRADVSSLENVRKELHLDQPVGVQFLLYVNDLSPVGIHPLSEARENLHYVTLAPLSGEKVLVLKTPYLRRSYQGKKPVWEILTEALPGTLLLAVAAMLFATVAGIALGVLSAVKQNTWMDTSAVFASVVGISAPSFFAGIVLAYLLGFVFSSYTGLHMTGSLFDIDPFRGRVLNLRNLVLPALTLGIRPLAIIVQLTRSAMLDVLHQDFIRTAYAKGLSRRVVIWRHALRNALNPVITAITGWFAELLAGAFFVEYIFGWKGIGKVTVDALDKFDFPVVMGAILFTAGIFVLVNILADMLYAVVDPRIKL
- a CDS encoding thiol-disulfide oxidoreductase DCC family protein; translated protein: MDIILFDGVCNFCNASINFVIRHDRQGHFRFAPLQSATAASLGAAHQIDTSRLSSFILVQHGKAYTKSTAALKVARQLPFPWRLLYAGIILPRFIRDGVYDIIARNRYRWFGRKDSCMIPTPDIRSRFLE
- a CDS encoding DHH family phosphoesterase, whose translation is MKPIEEIKPLLDTPKRAVITMHQKPDADAMGSSLALYHYLIQKGHLVTVISPTNFPDFLKWMPGAEGVIDFESSTDKALEALKGIELLFCLDFNALYRTKNMAPYLEALDCTKILIDHHLEPQPSFDYGVSDTSASSTAQLVYETIYKLGDEQLINLDIAQCIYAGTVTDTGSFRFASTTARVHRMVADLMDRGLRHEIIHQEIYDNFLENRLRFLGHSLLNRMEVFYEYNTAMLAIPYSDLKRFDLQTGDTEGLVNFLLSIQGIKMAALIIDRNSEVKLSFRSKGNFDVNTFARRYFEGGGHFNASGGRSTDSLEKTVNRFIKAMEENETLLQ
- a CDS encoding diadenylate cyclase, which produces MKEVIQFYGYEFRWLNVLDLLIVVFLIIQLYRLLKGSLAFNIFVGLLMVYAAYFLVRALQMPILTSILQNFINVGIIAIIIIFQPEIRKFLLVLGKKTPLSKDSFLSKLFLPDKFKSYKDEENIINEVIVAVSHMQATFTGALIVIATTYRLKFDTASSITIDGNVSAKLIESIFDKHSPLHDGALIIVGNKILAAKVILPVSENPNLPTRVGLRHRSAVGITEHSDNLAIIVSEERGTISYAQDGNLVTDVSLEDLKVKMYEVLIDGYA
- the folP gene encoding dihydropteroate synthase, which encodes MRSHHIDTTGGPSINCRGQLLSLATPVVMGIINVTDDSFYEGSRMHGLHQVVEKAGQHLQEGAAILDLGAQSSRPGATMLGPEEELNRLLPAVHAILNHYPEAIISVDTWYAAVAEKTVHAGAAIINDISAGELDQEMIPVAGRLQVPYIAMHMQGKPATMQHKPQYEDVVREVLDYMVAKLAACRAAGIRDFIADPGFGFGKTLEHNYALMKDLSLFRDILGAPLLTGISRKSMIYKLLDITPAEALNGTTVLNTIALLHGTHILRVHDVKAAVEAVRITEKMKGN
- a CDS encoding nucleoside-diphosphate kinase; the protein is MSNRTFTMIKPDAVANGHIGGILNMINAAGFRIVAMKMTQLSAAKAGEFYAVHKERPFYGELVEFMSSGHIVAAILEKENAVEDFRKLIGATNPANAEEGTIRKKYAESIGRNAVHGSDSDENAVIEGDFFFSGLEKF
- a CDS encoding FKBP-type peptidyl-prolyl cis-trans isomerase translates to MKRNNQLLVAAFGLLIASCGTGGVKKTPGGIEYIVHKSGSGAQLKLGDTALMNVTQRINDSILGESRKIVGAALPVLISKPQNKFDLMEGLALLHEGDSATFVIPWDSLPANERPPFGKKGDKLKITFAVENKFSTSSQKEKDEKAIKEYMDKNKIKATKNADGVYIAIQQEGTGPTPNAGDTVVVHYTGKLTSGKVFDSSQDSTLRPGMPLDPIKFPIGMGFVIKGWDSGLKDLKKGTKATLLIPSTLAYGLQGSPPAIPGNSILVFDVQLVDIKSGVPAPAAPATPAPAK
- a CDS encoding DUF1599 domain-containing protein; this translates as MNTLAQYDAALAGCRDIFIKKTKDYGTSWRVLRPISVVDQIFIKAQRIRNLQEIGVQKVEDNIEGEFKGIVNYGVIGLIQMEQHGNPYTDLPVEEVERLYEHYIGQVKSVMEAKNHDYGEAWRDMSQESFVDLILTKLLRIKQILRNQGKTLISEGIDANYTDIINYALFALIRIGEGSSGPLDRGPGI